The proteins below come from a single Dermatophagoides farinae isolate YC_2012a chromosome 7, ASM2471394v1, whole genome shotgun sequence genomic window:
- the LOC142597680 gene encoding uncharacterized protein LOC142597680 has translation MFSPTQHKTTFDVLRLIYLHAIEPLITYASPVWFYSLSKTNVKSRLLSIQRIFALSIIRGYRTISLEASLVLANIVPIDLRIIYLANMYRIKHCLPVDHLSNLKFQLTLPVEDFHHPSVSFNFLNNVCNFNHNYHIYTDGSKLAGHVGCAVVIFPANSNQSIDILKFRLADSCSIFQAELFAIYQASEWLKRNNQSAKIFIDSYSALLACCSSKSNDLLVHGIQLNLVGIHFCLQWIPSHSGYLGNELADQHAKDATNLSYISYDFCPVSLAKYFLKNIMFYYWDNRWKTSRDGSVTRRFFPSIYDRLSYYIDLNFTLVQFLSGHGKFRHYLYNIGYSTDSSCWCGIDTQNSIHLICYCQRFASPRFQIENRCGLSLHEETLP, from the exons ATGTTTTCACCAACACAACACAAGACAAC TTTTGATGTTCtacgattgatttatttacatGCAATTGAACCATTAATTACTTATGCATCACCTGTCTGGTTTTATTCTTTATCAAAAACGAATGTCAAATCTCGCTTATTATCAATTCAGCGTATTTTTGCTCTGTCAATAATAAGAGGATATCGAACTATCTCTTTAGAAGCTTCTTTAGTGTTGGCAAATATCGTACCTATTGATTTAAGAATAATTTATCTTGCCAATATGTATCGCATTAAACATTGTTTACCAGTGGATCACttatcaaatttaaaatttcaattaacgTTGCCTGTTGAGGATTTTCACCATCCATCTGtatcttttaattttttaaataatgttTGTAATTTTAATCACAATTATCATATTTATACTGATGGTTCAAAATTGGCCGGTCATGTTGGGTGTGCAGTTGTGATTTTTCCTGCTAATTCTAATCAATCTATtgatattttaaaatttcgtTTGGCTGATTCATGTTCCATTTTTCAAGCTGAATTATTTGCAATCTATCAAGCATCTGAATGGTTAAAAAGGAATAATCAATCCGCGAAAATCtttattgattcatattCTGCTCTTCTTGCTTGTTGTTCAAGTAAAAGTAATGATTTATTGGTTCATGgtattcaattaaatttggTTGGAATACATTTTTGTCTTCAATGGATACCTTCACATTCTGGCTATCTTGGTAATGAACTGGCTGATCAACATGCAAAAGATGCTACAAATCTCTCTTATATTTCGTATGATTTTTGTCCAGTTTCCTtggcaaaatattttttgaaaaatataatgttttattattggGATAATCGCTGGAAAACAAGTAGAGATGGAAGTGTTACAAGACGCTTCTTCCCGTCTATTTATGATCGTTTATCATACTATATTGATCTAAATTTTACTTTAGTTCAATTTTTATCCGGACATGGTAAATTTCgtcattatttatataatattGGGTATTCTACTGACTCATCGTGCTGGTGTGGAATAGATACTCAAAATTCTATACATTTAATTTGCTATTGTCAACGATTTGCGAGTCCTCGTTTCCAGATTGAGAACCGGTGTGGTTTATCTTTACATGAAGAGACCTTGCcttga